One region of Hoeflea sp. 108 genomic DNA includes:
- a CDS encoding manganese efflux pump MntP family protein: protein MPIAAIFLLSISMSVDAFAVAVGRGTTFNRARIGQALRTGIIFGVVETITPFLGWSAGIAANGWVAHFDHWLAFLLLAAVGLHMIYSAFHGDEGDRSQIGNSLPVLVATALGTSLDAMAVGLSLAFIGVDLAGIVLISIAIGFATFMMSTAGILLGGVIGARFGKLAEVAAGIVLLGMGTTILWEHLSAA from the coding sequence ATGCCCATCGCAGCTATTTTCCTGCTCTCCATCAGCATGTCCGTCGATGCCTTCGCTGTTGCCGTTGGCCGCGGAACGACATTCAACCGTGCCCGTATCGGCCAGGCCCTGCGCACCGGCATCATCTTCGGCGTGGTGGAAACCATCACCCCCTTCCTGGGATGGTCGGCCGGCATTGCCGCGAATGGCTGGGTCGCACATTTCGACCATTGGCTGGCATTCCTGCTCCTGGCCGCGGTCGGACTGCACATGATCTACAGCGCATTCCATGGCGATGAGGGCGACAGGTCTCAGATCGGCAATTCATTGCCTGTTCTGGTTGCCACGGCGCTGGGCACAAGTCTTGACGCCATGGCCGTGGGGCTGTCGCTGGCATTCATCGGCGTGGACCTTGCAGGGATCGTCTTGATTTCGATCGCGATCGGCTTCGCGACATTCATGATGTCGACCGCCGGCATATTGCTGGGAGGAGTGATCGGCGCCCGCTTCGGGAAACTTGCCGAAGTGGCCGCCGGCATCGTGCTTCTCGGCATGGGAACGACAATCCTGTGGGAGCACCTCAGCGCAGCGTGA
- a CDS encoding LL-diaminopimelate aminotransferase: MEEFHKVRRLPPYVFEQVNRLKASARSRGADIIDLGMGNPDLPTPQSIVDKLCEVVQDPRTHRYSSSRGIPGLRRAQANYYARRFGVKLNPDTQVVATLGSKEGFANMAQAITAPGDVVLCPDPTYPIHAFGFIMSGGVIRSLQAKPDDGFIPALERGVRHSIPKPLALILNYPSNPTAHVATLDFYKDVVAFAKKNDIIILSDLAYSEIYFDGNPPPSVLQVPGAIDVTVEFTSMSKTFSMPGWRMGFAVGNERLIAALTRVKSYLDYGAFTPIQVAATAALNGDGSDIAEVREVYHKRRDIMVDAFSRAGWDIPAPAATMFAWAPIPEQFKHLGSLEFSKLLIEHADVAVAPGVGFGEHGDDYVRLALVENEHRIRQAARNIKRFLTTTAKQPNNVVPLAAHR, encoded by the coding sequence ATGGAAGAATTTCACAAGGTCCGCCGCCTTCCGCCCTATGTCTTCGAGCAGGTCAACCGACTGAAGGCCAGCGCCCGGTCGCGCGGCGCAGACATTATCGATCTCGGCATGGGCAATCCCGACCTGCCGACGCCCCAGAGCATCGTCGACAAGCTGTGCGAGGTCGTGCAGGACCCGCGCACCCACCGCTATTCGTCGTCGCGCGGCATTCCCGGCCTGCGCCGCGCCCAGGCCAATTATTACGCCCGCCGTTTCGGCGTGAAGCTCAACCCCGACACCCAGGTCGTCGCCACGCTCGGTTCCAAGGAAGGCTTCGCCAACATGGCGCAGGCGATCACCGCCCCCGGCGACGTGGTCCTGTGCCCCGATCCGACCTATCCGATCCATGCGTTCGGCTTCATCATGTCGGGCGGCGTCATCCGCTCGCTGCAGGCAAAGCCCGATGACGGCTTCATCCCGGCGCTCGAGCGCGGCGTTCGCCACTCGATTCCCAAGCCATTGGCGCTGATCCTGAATTATCCGTCGAACCCGACGGCGCATGTGGCGACACTCGACTTCTACAAGGACGTCGTCGCCTTCGCGAAGAAGAACGACATCATCATCCTGTCGGATCTCGCCTATTCGGAGATCTATTTCGACGGCAATCCGCCACCTTCGGTGCTGCAGGTGCCCGGCGCCATCGACGTGACGGTCGAATTCACCTCGATGTCGAAGACCTTCTCGATGCCGGGCTGGCGCATGGGCTTTGCCGTCGGCAATGAAAGGCTGATCGCCGCGCTGACGCGTGTGAAGTCTTATCTCGACTATGGCGCGTTCACGCCGATCCAGGTGGCGGCGACCGCAGCACTGAACGGCGATGGCTCCGACATCGCCGAAGTGCGCGAGGTCTATCACAAGCGCCGCGACATCATGGTGGACGCGTTCTCGCGCGCCGGCTGGGACATTCCGGCTCCGGCCGCAACCATGTTCGCCTGGGCGCCGATCCCCGAGCAGTTCAAGCATCTTGGGTCGCTCGAATTCTCGAAGCTCCTGATCGAGCACGCCGACGTGGCGGTTGCTCCCGGTGTGGGCTTTGGCGAGCACGGCGACGACTATGTCCGTCTGGCGCTCGTCGAAAACGAGCATCGCATCCGCCAGGCAGCGCGCAACATCAAGCGCTTCCTGACGACGACGGCCAAACAGCCCAACAATGTGGTTCCGCTCGCAGCCCATCGCTGA
- the phaC gene encoding class I poly(R)-hydroxyalkanoic acid synthase: MAKADDSDKPSGDSPSSVEQYLVKDPERFALNMARMIEQAGKAAAAWAEPRERGEMRDTVAEPFTEVIKTFSKLTEYWLSDPQRAMEAQTRLFAGYMEVWGNSVQRMSGEQVEDAVKPERTDKRFLDPEWGRNAFFDFLKQAYLVTTRWAGDLVEHADGLDEHTRHKAGFYVKQVSNAISPSNFILTNPELFRETVASNGENLVRGMKMFAEDIVAGKGDLKLRQADYSGFEIGKNIAMTPGKVVGRSDVAEIIQYAPTTDKVLKRPLLICPPWINKFYILDLNPQKSFIRWAVEQGHTVFVISWINPDQRHGLKNWEAYIREGLQYGLDTVEQATGEREVNAIGYCVGGTLLAAALALLAQEGDHRIRTVTFFTTQVDFTYAGDLKVFVDEEQIGALERAMKEKGYLDGTKMATAFNMLRSGDLIWPYVVNNYMRGKEPLPFDLLYWNADSTRMAAANHSFYLRNCYLENNLSQGRMELAGRTVSLADITIPVYNLAAREDHIAPARSVFLGCQYFGGDVEYVVAGSGHIAGVVNPPAAGKYQFWSNGKPTGDFDHWLSGATETPGSWWPHWHRWIEAADNTSVEPRKPGVSGRVLEDAPGSYVKVRV; encoded by the coding sequence ATGGCGAAGGCAGACGATTCGGACAAGCCAAGCGGCGATTCCCCCTCCTCCGTCGAGCAGTATCTGGTGAAAGACCCTGAGCGCTTTGCGCTGAACATGGCCCGCATGATCGAGCAGGCCGGCAAGGCAGCAGCGGCATGGGCAGAGCCGCGCGAGCGCGGCGAGATGCGCGACACCGTCGCCGAGCCCTTCACTGAAGTGATCAAGACCTTTTCCAAGCTGACCGAATACTGGCTGTCCGATCCGCAACGGGCAATGGAAGCGCAGACACGTCTGTTTGCCGGTTACATGGAAGTCTGGGGCAATTCGGTCCAGCGCATGTCGGGCGAGCAGGTCGAGGACGCGGTCAAGCCGGAGCGCACCGACAAGCGCTTCCTCGATCCCGAATGGGGCCGCAACGCCTTCTTCGACTTCCTCAAGCAGGCCTATCTGGTGACGACGCGTTGGGCCGGCGATCTGGTCGAACATGCCGACGGCCTCGACGAGCACACGCGCCACAAGGCCGGTTTCTACGTCAAGCAGGTCTCGAACGCGATCTCGCCGTCGAACTTCATCCTGACCAATCCGGAACTGTTCCGCGAGACGGTCGCCAGCAACGGTGAAAACCTCGTGCGCGGCATGAAGATGTTCGCCGAGGACATCGTCGCCGGCAAGGGCGACCTCAAGTTGCGGCAGGCCGACTATTCCGGCTTCGAGATCGGCAAGAACATCGCCATGACGCCGGGCAAGGTGGTCGGCCGCAGTGACGTCGCAGAAATCATCCAGTATGCGCCAACGACGGACAAGGTGCTGAAGCGGCCGCTGCTGATCTGCCCGCCATGGATCAACAAGTTCTACATCCTCGACCTCAACCCGCAGAAATCATTCATCCGCTGGGCGGTCGAGCAAGGCCACACGGTCTTCGTCATCTCGTGGATCAACCCAGACCAGCGCCACGGTCTCAAGAACTGGGAGGCCTATATCCGCGAAGGCCTGCAATACGGCCTCGATACCGTCGAGCAGGCGACCGGCGAGCGTGAAGTCAACGCGATAGGCTATTGCGTCGGCGGCACGCTGCTCGCCGCAGCCCTGGCGCTGCTGGCGCAGGAGGGTGACCATCGCATCCGTACCGTCACCTTTTTCACCACGCAGGTCGACTTCACCTATGCCGGCGATCTCAAGGTGTTCGTCGACGAGGAACAGATCGGCGCACTCGAGCGCGCGATGAAGGAAAAGGGCTATCTCGACGGCACCAAGATGGCGACCGCCTTCAACATGCTGCGGTCGGGCGACCTGATCTGGCCCTACGTCGTCAACAACTACATGCGCGGCAAGGAACCGCTGCCGTTCGACCTGCTTTACTGGAACGCCGACTCCACCCGCATGGCGGCGGCCAATCACTCCTTCTATTTGCGCAACTGCTATCTCGAGAACAACCTGTCGCAAGGCCGGATGGAACTTGCCGGCCGCACCGTCTCGCTCGCCGACATCACCATCCCGGTCTACAACCTCGCAGCCCGCGAGGATCACATCGCGCCTGCCCGCTCCGTCTTCCTCGGATGCCAGTATTTCGGCGGCGACGTCGAATATGTCGTCGCGGGCTCCGGCCACATCGCTGGTGTGGTCAATCCACCTGCCGCCGGTAAGTATCAATTCTGGTCGAACGGCAAGCCGACAGGCGACTTCGACCATTGGCTGAGTGGCGCGACGGAGACGCCCGGCTCGTGGTGGCCGCACTGGCATCGCTGGATCGAGGCCGCCGATAACACCAGCGTAGAGCCACGCAAGCCTGGCGTAAGCGGACGGGTGCTAGAAGATGCACCCGGCAGCTATGTGAAGGTTCGAGTGTAA
- a CDS encoding alkylphosphonate utilization protein has protein sequence MSDDIVVKDSNGTQLADGDSVTLIKDLKVKGTSETIKRGTLVKNIRLNGNAGEVECNTKQVKGLVLRTEFLKKA, from the coding sequence ATGTCCGACGATATCGTGGTGAAAGACAGCAACGGCACGCAGCTCGCCGACGGCGATTCGGTGACGCTGATCAAGGATCTCAAGGTCAAGGGAACCTCTGAGACCATCAAGCGCGGCACGCTGGTCAAAAACATCAGGCTGAACGGCAATGCCGGCGAGGTCGAATGCAACACCAAGCAGGTCAAAGGCCTGGTGCTCAGGACCGAGTTCCTGAAGAAGGCCTGA
- a CDS encoding transglutaminase family protein, with amino-acid sequence MTAASMERYFGQTPLLDFDARSIQLLIARRGWNELQPFDRIGAAYAFVRDEIAFGYNRADDIAASEVLSDGYGQCNTKGTLLMALLRGLGIPCRLHGFTIHKALQRGVVPELVYGLAPESILHSWVEVLYEGRWINLEGFILDAPFLKALQERFAGSGDRLCGYGAGTDCLSAPPVDWAGESTYIQKTGINADLGLFNSPDEFYRRHRQEFGWLRGLLYRHCIRHWMNARVRRVRAGMVPKIPANVQHAHGKPLAIRT; translated from the coding sequence ATGACTGCGGCAAGCATGGAGCGATATTTTGGGCAGACACCGCTGCTCGACTTCGATGCACGTTCGATCCAGTTGCTGATCGCAAGGCGCGGCTGGAATGAATTGCAGCCCTTCGACAGGATCGGCGCGGCCTACGCTTTCGTCCGCGATGAGATCGCCTTCGGCTACAATCGCGCCGACGACATCGCTGCATCGGAGGTGCTCAGCGACGGTTACGGCCAGTGCAACACCAAGGGAACATTGCTGATGGCGCTGTTGCGCGGCCTGGGCATTCCCTGCCGCCTGCACGGTTTTACTATCCACAAGGCCTTGCAGCGCGGCGTCGTGCCCGAGCTTGTCTATGGCCTGGCGCCTGAGAGCATCCTGCACAGCTGGGTGGAGGTCCTGTACGAGGGGCGCTGGATCAATCTCGAAGGCTTTATCCTCGACGCGCCGTTCCTCAAGGCCTTGCAGGAGAGGTTCGCGGGCAGCGGCGACAGGCTTTGCGGCTATGGCGCCGGCACGGACTGCCTGTCTGCGCCTCCGGTCGATTGGGCCGGCGAAAGCACCTACATCCAGAAGACGGGAATCAATGCCGATCTTGGCCTGTTCAACAGCCCAGACGAGTTCTATCGCCGGCATCGCCAGGAATTCGGCTGGCTGCGCGGGCTGCTCTATCGCCATTGTATCCGACACTGGATGAACGCCCGGGTGAGACGGGTGCGCGCAGGAATGGTCCCGAAAATACCCGCCAATGTGCAGCATGCCCACGGCAAACCGCTGGCGATCAGGACCTAG
- a CDS encoding homoserine dehydrogenase, producing the protein MAEALRVGIAGLGTVGASVARVLRDKAAELTRQCGREIVVTAVSARDRSRDRGIDLGGAQWFDDPIELAQKADIDVFVELIGGDEGAARSCVRAALDAGRHVVTANKALLAKHGVALAEVAEKKGVLLNYEAAVAGGIPVIKTMREAMAGNTVSRVFGILNGTCNYILTRMEAEGLTFEACLKDAQRLGYAEADPTFDIEGNDTAHKLAILTSLAFGTKIAADDIYLEGISNITQADIRAAGELGYRIKLLGVAQRTETGIEQRVHPTMVPTASVIAQVHGVTNAVAIETDILGELLLSGPGAGGNATASAVVGDIADIAKSRPGFQHGPVFGRPAKELRPYKKAQMRSHAGGYFIRLTVHDRTGVFAAIAKRMADNDISLESIVQHANGANGSTQKTVILVTHETTEAAVRKAVDGVTKDGHLTDKPQVIRIERAG; encoded by the coding sequence ATGGCTGAAGCATTGCGTGTTGGAATTGCCGGTCTCGGCACCGTCGGCGCTTCGGTGGCGCGCGTGCTGCGCGACAAGGCTGCCGAGCTCACCCGCCAGTGCGGCCGCGAGATCGTCGTCACCGCCGTTTCGGCCCGCGACCGTTCGCGCGACCGCGGCATCGACCTGGGTGGCGCGCAGTGGTTCGACGATCCGATCGAGCTGGCCCAGAAGGCCGACATCGATGTCTTCGTCGAGCTGATCGGTGGCGACGAGGGCGCGGCGCGTTCCTGCGTGCGCGCGGCACTCGATGCCGGCCGTCATGTCGTCACCGCCAACAAGGCGCTGCTTGCCAAGCATGGTGTGGCACTGGCCGAGGTCGCCGAGAAGAAGGGCGTGCTGCTCAACTACGAGGCGGCGGTCGCCGGCGGCATTCCGGTCATCAAGACCATGCGTGAAGCCATGGCCGGCAACACCGTGTCGCGTGTCTTCGGCATCCTCAACGGCACCTGCAACTACATCCTGACGCGTATGGAAGCCGAAGGCCTGACCTTTGAGGCCTGCCTCAAGGACGCACAGCGCCTTGGTTATGCCGAGGCCGATCCGACTTTCGACATCGAAGGCAACGACACTGCCCACAAGCTGGCGATTCTGACCAGCCTTGCCTTCGGCACCAAGATCGCGGCCGACGACATCTATCTCGAGGGCATTTCCAACATCACCCAGGCCGACATCCGCGCGGCAGGCGAGCTCGGCTATCGCATCAAGCTGCTGGGTGTCGCCCAGCGCACCGAGACCGGCATCGAGCAGCGCGTGCATCCCACGATGGTGCCGACGGCCTCCGTCATCGCCCAGGTGCATGGCGTGACCAACGCGGTTGCGATCGAGACCGACATCCTCGGCGAACTGCTGCTTTCCGGCCCCGGCGCCGGCGGCAATGCCACCGCATCGGCCGTCGTCGGCGACATCGCCGACATCGCCAAGAGCCGCCCCGGCTTCCAGCACGGTCCGGTCTTCGGCCGTCCGGCTAAGGAACTGCGCCCTTACAAGAAAGCGCAGATGCGCAGCCACGCCGGCGGCTACTTCATCCGCCTGACGGTGCATGATCGCACGGGCGTCTTTGCGGCGATCGCCAAGCGCATGGCCGACAACGACATTTCGCTGGAATCGATCGTCCAGCACGCCAACGGCGCCAATGGCTCGACGCAGAAGACGGTGATCCTGGTCACCCACGAGACCACGGAAGCTGCCGTGCGCAAGGCGGTCGACGGTGTCACCAAGGACGGCCACCTGACCGACAAGCCGCAGGTCATCCGCATCGAACGCGCCGGCTGA
- a CDS encoding YcbK family protein, whose amino-acid sequence MTVLVSLLAVSCTATGEPDLNIANPALTAGTTAQTATAEVATATGQPGTPATALAMSVEGDTALPDQVGYVPIMKPGSETPAEVAIVDAEQQPQTAAAVEQAKAEPEQQTADAKPAKGPVQQDTGFYLTNGPAAAPEAPKKKGFLASLFGSSPAKAAPVPAEQKSKPVIATTTAAPEPAAEAKPAEEKSKPLISLASAKSGSKPLELASLGGSSSGSDSEWALPGVRTTDLFEIKRKSGLNDDSDVDLHEDEDPELYQVASAAGMARLAPNGLLKQHESVDVGCLKPSLVRILKSVEQHFGKKMVVTSGYRNPERNRRARGAKNSQHMYCAAADIQVPGVSKWELATYLRAMPGRGGVGTYCHTTSVHVDVGPERDWNWRCGRRG is encoded by the coding sequence CTGACTGTGCTGGTTTCGCTCCTCGCCGTTTCGTGCACAGCCACCGGCGAGCCCGACCTCAACATCGCAAATCCTGCCCTGACCGCAGGAACAACCGCCCAGACGGCAACGGCCGAAGTTGCGACCGCCACCGGCCAACCCGGCACTCCGGCAACGGCCCTTGCCATGAGTGTCGAGGGCGACACCGCCCTCCCCGATCAGGTCGGTTATGTACCGATCATGAAGCCGGGCAGCGAAACGCCGGCTGAAGTGGCGATCGTCGACGCCGAGCAGCAGCCGCAGACGGCTGCGGCCGTGGAGCAAGCCAAGGCCGAACCCGAGCAGCAGACGGCAGACGCCAAGCCCGCCAAGGGCCCCGTCCAGCAGGACACCGGATTCTATCTGACCAACGGGCCGGCCGCCGCGCCGGAAGCGCCCAAGAAAAAGGGCTTCCTTGCCTCACTGTTCGGTTCTTCGCCGGCGAAGGCTGCTCCCGTGCCCGCGGAACAGAAATCCAAGCCGGTGATCGCAACGACGACCGCCGCGCCGGAACCGGCGGCCGAGGCCAAGCCGGCCGAAGAAAAATCAAAACCGCTCATCTCGCTTGCGTCGGCCAAATCCGGTTCGAAGCCGCTCGAACTCGCGTCGCTCGGCGGCAGCTCGTCGGGCAGCGATTCGGAATGGGCACTGCCTGGCGTGCGCACCACCGATCTGTTCGAGATCAAGCGCAAGTCGGGTCTCAACGACGACAGCGACGTCGATCTGCACGAGGACGAAGACCCCGAGCTCTACCAGGTGGCTTCGGCCGCCGGCATGGCCCGCCTCGCTCCCAACGGTCTGCTCAAGCAGCATGAAAGTGTCGATGTCGGCTGCCTCAAGCCGTCGCTGGTGCGCATCCTGAAATCGGTCGAGCAGCACTTCGGCAAGAAGATGGTCGTCACATCGGGCTATCGTAATCCGGAGCGCAACCGACGCGCCCGCGGCGCCAAGAACTCGCAGCACATGTATTGCGCCGCAGCCGACATCCAGGTGCCCGGCGTCAGCAAGTGGGAACTTGCCACCTATCTGCGCGCCATGCCCGGTCGCGGCGGCGTCGGAACGTACTGCCACACCACTTCCGTCCACGTCGACGTCGGCCCGGAACGCGACTGGAACTGGCGCTGTGGACGTCGTGGCTAA
- the glpX gene encoding class II fructose-bisphosphatase — MAKSVVAGLDRILTMELVRVTERAAVAAARLRGRGDEKAADQVAVDAMRQELNRLAINGTVVIGEGERDEAPMLYIGEEVGAGGPEVDIALDPLEGTTICAKNLPNALAVIAIAEKGSLLFAPDVYMDKIAVGPGYPEGVIDLDASPAENIASVAKAKGVPVQEVTACILDRPRHAKLIEAVRATGAAIRLIGDGDVAGVIHTTDPDETGIDIYLGTGGAPEGVLAAAALRCTGGQMLGRLLLDSADKVARAATMGITDPNKVYRIEEMARGDVLFAATGVTDGNMLAGVKFGRDAITTHTIVLRSSSKTVREIKARHQDIEKF, encoded by the coding sequence ATGGCGAAAAGCGTTGTTGCCGGCCTCGACCGGATTCTCACCATGGAACTGGTGCGCGTGACCGAGCGTGCGGCAGTGGCGGCAGCGCGGCTGCGCGGGCGCGGCGACGAAAAGGCCGCCGACCAGGTGGCGGTCGACGCCATGCGCCAGGAACTGAACCGGCTCGCCATCAACGGCACCGTGGTGATCGGCGAGGGCGAGCGCGACGAAGCACCGATGCTCTATATCGGCGAGGAAGTCGGCGCCGGCGGCCCCGAAGTCGACATCGCGCTCGACCCGCTCGAAGGCACCACCATATGCGCCAAAAACCTGCCCAACGCGCTGGCCGTCATCGCCATCGCCGAAAAGGGCAGCCTGCTGTTCGCCCCCGACGTCTATATGGACAAGATCGCGGTCGGCCCGGGCTACCCCGAGGGCGTCATCGACCTCGATGCCTCGCCGGCTGAAAACATCGCCAGCGTTGCCAAGGCCAAGGGTGTCCCGGTCCAAGAAGTCACGGCCTGCATCCTCGACCGCCCGCGTCATGCCAAGCTGATCGAGGCGGTCCGTGCGACCGGTGCCGCTATCCGCCTGATCGGCGACGGCGACGTGGCCGGTGTCATTCACACCACCGATCCCGATGAAACCGGCATCGACATCTATCTCGGCACCGGCGGTGCGCCCGAGGGCGTGCTGGCTGCGGCAGCACTTCGCTGCACCGGCGGCCAGATGCTGGGCCGCCTGCTGCTCGACAGCGCCGACAAGGTCGCCCGTGCGGCAACCATGGGCATCACCGACCCCAACAAGGTCTATCGCATCGAGGAAATGGCGCGCGGCGACGTACTGTTTGCGGCAACCGGCGTCACCGACGGCAACATGCTGGCCGGCGTCAAGTTCGGCCGCGATGCCATCACCACGCACACCATTGTACTGCGCTCGTCGTCCAAGACGGTGCGCGAGATCAAGGCACGTCACCAGGATATCGAAAAATTCTGA
- the recJ gene encoding single-stranded-DNA-specific exonuclease RecJ: MATEKRNFLGVRRSATGVSWEHRLTERQDMLALAIAQGHGVPDIVARVLAGRGVLPEDAERFLDPTIRDLLPDPASLTDMGKAAERIADAVIRGEKVAIFGDYDVDGACSSALMKRFLSHYDVQSEIYIPDRIFEGYGPNPDAMRELIGRGASLIITVDCGTNSAASIDAANEAGADVVVLDHHQVGGPLPNAVAVVNPNRDDDLSGQGHLCAAGVTFLTLVQTAKVLRERLPDAPRPDLLKLLDLTALATVADVVPLTGVNRAFVVKGLQAMRQQNNPGLTALARVARIGEPLNTFHLSFLLGPRINAGGRIGDAALGSKLLATDDPVEAGTIAETLDRLNQERQAMETEMLAEARAEADAEIGAGPGPAVLVTASPTWHPGIVGLLASRLKDHARRPAFAIAFNGNGVGTGSGRSVSGFDLGRMVREAVDAGLLVKGGGHAMAAGITVQKEKLGELRAFFETRAAADVFRLQEEESLLIDGALAAEGATLALVEALEKAGPYGQGHIAPTFVLPRHKLADVRVIGTGHVRVDLRSESGGRIQGIAFRTAEAPLGEFLLRNSGRTVHVAGSLSVNHWNGNRTVQLRVIDASLAGP; encoded by the coding sequence ATGGCGACTGAAAAGCGGAATTTTCTCGGTGTTAGGCGTTCGGCCACCGGTGTCTCCTGGGAGCACCGGCTGACCGAACGCCAGGACATGCTGGCCCTGGCGATCGCGCAAGGGCACGGCGTGCCCGACATCGTGGCGCGCGTGCTGGCGGGCCGTGGCGTGCTGCCCGAGGATGCCGAACGGTTCCTCGACCCGACGATCCGTGACCTGTTGCCCGATCCTGCATCGCTCACCGACATGGGCAAGGCGGCCGAACGCATCGCCGACGCCGTCATCCGTGGCGAAAAGGTCGCCATCTTCGGCGACTACGACGTCGATGGCGCCTGCTCGTCGGCGCTGATGAAGCGCTTCCTGTCTCATTACGACGTGCAGTCGGAGATCTACATTCCCGACCGAATCTTCGAGGGGTATGGCCCCAATCCCGACGCGATGCGCGAGCTTATCGGTCGCGGCGCCAGCCTCATCATCACCGTCGACTGTGGCACCAACAGCGCCGCCTCTATCGACGCCGCCAACGAAGCCGGTGCGGATGTGGTCGTGCTCGACCACCATCAGGTCGGCGGGCCGCTGCCCAATGCCGTTGCCGTGGTCAATCCCAACCGCGACGACGATCTTTCGGGGCAGGGCCATCTGTGTGCTGCGGGTGTCACCTTTCTGACACTGGTTCAAACCGCCAAGGTGCTGCGCGAACGTCTGCCGGATGCGCCACGGCCGGATCTGCTCAAGCTTCTCGATCTGACCGCACTTGCTACCGTTGCCGACGTCGTGCCGCTGACTGGCGTCAACAGAGCCTTTGTCGTCAAGGGCTTGCAGGCAATGCGTCAGCAGAACAATCCGGGGCTGACCGCGCTTGCCCGGGTCGCCCGGATCGGAGAGCCGCTCAATACCTTCCACCTGTCGTTCCTGTTGGGCCCGCGCATCAATGCCGGCGGGCGCATCGGCGATGCGGCACTCGGTAGCAAGCTGCTTGCCACCGACGATCCGGTCGAGGCCGGTACAATCGCCGAGACGCTCGACCGCCTGAACCAGGAACGGCAGGCGATGGAAACCGAAATGCTGGCCGAGGCGCGCGCCGAGGCCGATGCCGAGATCGGCGCCGGACCTGGACCGGCAGTGCTGGTGACCGCCAGCCCCACTTGGCACCCCGGTATCGTTGGCTTGCTTGCCTCGCGGCTCAAGGATCATGCCCGCCGCCCCGCTTTCGCCATCGCCTTCAACGGCAACGGCGTTGGAACCGGCTCGGGTCGTTCCGTCTCCGGCTTCGACCTTGGGCGTATGGTGCGCGAGGCAGTCGATGCCGGGTTGCTGGTGAAAGGTGGCGGCCACGCCATGGCCGCTGGCATCACCGTGCAGAAGGAAAAGCTTGGCGAGCTACGCGCCTTCTTCGAGACGCGTGCTGCTGCCGATGTGTTCCGCCTGCAGGAAGAGGAGAGCCTCCTGATCGACGGCGCGCTTGCCGCCGAAGGTGCAACGCTGGCGCTTGTCGAGGCTTTGGAAAAGGCCGGGCCATACGGGCAGGGGCACATCGCCCCAACCTTTGTCTTGCCGCGCCACAAGCTTGCCGATGTCCGCGTGATTGGAACGGGCCATGTCCGCGTCGACCTGCGTTCGGAAAGCGGCGGCCGTATCCAAGGCATCGCCTTCCGCACGGCCGAGGCGCCGCTCGGCGAATTCCTGCTGAGGAACAGTGGCCGCACCGTCCATGTGGCGGGCTCGCTGTCGGTCAATCACTGGAACGGCAATCGCACCGTGCAACTGCGCGTCATCGATGCGTCGCTGGCCGGACCGTGA